The genomic window CAATCTTATAATTCTTTTTATAACTTTCAATGGAGTCTAATTCCATGGATAAATTGATAAAACGTTCATCAACAAAATCAATGGTTCGTTTCCAAATCAATTGACGGTCCAAAATATCATCTAAATTGAATACATCAATTAGGGTATTTAAAATTCGCTCAGAATTTAAAACATTTTGCCCTACAATACGTAAACTTAAGAGGTCGCTTTGCTCCCCTATTGGATCAATTTTAATTTTACTCTTCAAATTCAATATGGCCAATTTTTCTGGAACCAAAAGAATTTCAAAAGTTCTCTCCATTAGTTGACTTTTATTAAATTCAGAAGACCACTTTAAGTCAAACGGAAGTTGGTGCTCAGACTTGGTGGTATCAAATTCTGGAAAACTGAATTCGAGCCCCCTATTTTCGTCCGTAATTTTAAACCCTAATTCTTCTACAGAAATAAAAAACTGAGTTGGTTCGGTAATACTATCAAGAGAACGGCTGAGTTCAAAATTAAATGGTAAATTGGCCAACGGTACCGATTTTACACGCCCTTTTTCGAAAAATTGAGCATATAACTCCAACCGATTTACAACACGGTTCAAGAGCGGATATGATGTTAATATTTCAATTTCATTTTCTAGATTAATACTGGATCTATTTAAGATTAACGCACTCGTTGGAAGTTCAAGGCCACTGTTTTCATCTAAAATTTTAATTTTAGCGTGGGTGTTATACACTTTAGGTGCATACCTGAGATAGATAAAACTACCTATTAGGAGCGTCACTAAACTACAAATAAACCATGGCCAATAGCGGAGATATTTAAAAAACTCATATTTGATATTGAATTTGGAAGTGTCTTCCGTTTCAAAGGAAGTCTGAGGAGAAGCTTGCATATAATTAACGTGTTAAAAGAATAATAGAACTTAAAAGAACCGAAACTACAGTAATGGCGGTTCCGACATTGCCTACAAATCCAGCTGATTTTACCCTGGGGTTATTGGGATCAATAATAATGACATCATTAGGATAAATATAATAACTATTGGAGTTCATCCAATCTGATGCTGTCAAATCAATATGAAAAATGGTGCGTTCTTGATCCATTTCTCTAATCAATTTAATGTTGTTTCTTTTACCGTTAATGGTTAAATCTCCCGCCAAACCAATGGCTTGAAGAAGGGTTAATTTAGATTCGGTGAAACTATAAGTCCCAGGACGCCCCACTTCGCCTAAAACAGTAAATTTAGCATTAAGTAGACGAACATTTACTACAGGATTGACAAGGTGACCTTCCACTTCTAAACGTTGTTTAATGGTAGTAGCCAATTGAAAAGGGGTTTTATTTTGAACCGACAAAGTCCCTAGTTGTGGGAATTCAATAGTTAGGGTTTCGGAAACCTCATACCCTTCAAGGCGCATTAACTCCAAATTAGAGACGCTTCCCTCAGAAGCAGTCGCTTTATTATAAGGAATGGCCGCTGATGGTTCTAAAGCACTTACTGTAATTTTTAGAATGTCATTGGCTTGAATTGTAGGCGTTTCAAAATGTAATTCTGTATGGTTGGCTTGATCAATGTCTTGGACATAAAGAATGTCTTTTTTACTGCTACAGGATTGTATAAGTAAAAAAGCAATCAATAGTCTCAAAAATGTGGATTTCATAATGTTATGTGTTAGGGATTATTTTGGTAAAGTTTTAGTAATTACATCTAGCATGGTTCTTGCTAATTTATTTCTGTCAAATTGTTGGAGCATCTCATTACAGTTTAATTCAAAGTCTGGGGTTTTATAGGCTTGTATTTCCTCTAAAGCTTCAAGAAAAGAGGACTGGTTTTCTGGGATGTAACTCACACCAACATTGTAGTGTTCAATAAGTTCTTTTGCTTCCCCCTCGACCCCTAAAAGAATTGGTTTGTACAACGCTATGTTTTCAAATATTTTAGAAGAAATTACTGTTTTGAATGTGTCAGAACGTTTTAAATTAACTAACGCAACATCAGATAGATTGATGTATTTTGAGATTTCTTTCTTAGAAACGAATGGTAAAAAAGTGACATTTTGGAGGTTTAATCCCGCAGCAACATCCATTAGATGTTGTTTTTCTGAACCATCTCCTTGCAGTATAAAATGTATTTTAGGATCTTTAATCGTTTTTGCACAATTCAAAATGAAATCTAAGGCGTGAGCCATGCCATGAGTTCCTATGTATGAAACTATGAACTTTCCGGTTAGACGGAGGTTTTCAAGTAATTGAGTGTCTTTTTTGGAAGGCGAAAAGTTGGAGCGAATAACACCATTTTTAATAATAAAAATCTTTGAAGAATCTACATTAAAAAACTGGATATACTTTTTAAATTGATCTGTTACTACTACAATTAAACTTGAAGACTGGTAAAGTTTTATTTCAATTTTCCTTAAAAACTTAAATGCCAAATCTTGACGTTTCATGGCTCCAACAGCTACAATAGATTCAGGCCATAGATCACGGACTTCCATTACCCAAGGCTTTCGTTTTACAAAGGACAAACAACGAGCAGAAATCACAGTGAAAAACTGAGGACTTGTCCCTATTATCAGATCACATTTTTGAAAACATCCCAACCAAAAAGACATAAAAGCATAGCTCATAAAATCAAAGATACGCTTAACAAAACCTGTATTCGGACACATATATGACCATACTCTAATCACATGAATTCCATCAATAATTTCTTTTTGGTAAAGTTTATTTTGATA from Formosa sp. Hel1_33_131 includes these protein-coding regions:
- a CDS encoding polysaccharide biosynthesis/export family protein, which produces MKSTFLRLLIAFLLIQSCSSKKDILYVQDIDQANHTELHFETPTIQANDILKITVSALEPSAAIPYNKATASEGSVSNLELMRLEGYEVSETLTIEFPQLGTLSVQNKTPFQLATTIKQRLEVEGHLVNPVVNVRLLNAKFTVLGEVGRPGTYSFTESKLTLLQAIGLAGDLTINGKRNNIKLIREMDQERTIFHIDLTASDWMNSNSYYIYPNDVIIIDPNNPRVKSAGFVGNVGTAITVVSVLLSSIILLTR
- a CDS encoding glycosyltransferase family 4 protein, with protein sequence MRILFLTDNFPPEVNAPATRTYEHCAEWVKQGAEVTVITCFPNFPKGEIYKGYQNKLYQKEIIDGIHVIRVWSYMCPNTGFVKRIFDFMSYAFMSFWLGCFQKCDLIIGTSPQFFTVISARCLSFVKRKPWVMEVRDLWPESIVAVGAMKRQDLAFKFLRKIEIKLYQSSSLIVVVTDQFKKYIQFFNVDSSKIFIIKNGVIRSNFSPSKKDTQLLENLRLTGKFIVSYIGTHGMAHALDFILNCAKTIKDPKIHFILQGDGSEKQHLMDVAAGLNLQNVTFLPFVSKKEISKYINLSDVALVNLKRSDTFKTVISSKIFENIALYKPILLGVEGEAKELIEHYNVGVSYIPENQSSFLEALEEIQAYKTPDFELNCNEMLQQFDRNKLARTMLDVITKTLPK